The Methanosarcina acetivorans C2A genome includes the window TATCTTTAAAGCTTCATAGATATCGGCTTATTTGTCATTTTTTATTTAACTACGTCCACAAACAGAATCATATTGCTTTAAAATTTTAGACGTACAAGAAAAAAGAATAGTTAAAAATAGGAGAATGAGTCAGAAGCCCTACAATCGGCTTTGTAGAAATTCTCAATTTAGCTCAAATTATTCTACAACTTTTTTGTTTATGTTATGCACTATCAGTTACTTAATAAAATTTTAATAAATAGACTGAAGCCATATTTATTTATCTCCTGTACATTTTCCTCAATAGTGCTGCGTTTTTCTTCTCTCCACTCAACAAATATATATTACTCTTTAAGTATCTTTTATTCATGACCCTTGAGCCCGTGCATATGCATAAAATCTCGGAGCTTGCAGAGAGGATTGACCGTTCATTTGAGCTTGATGAACCGAAAACGGCAGCGGATGTTTATTCTCTGCTTGAAGAGTTGAAGATTGACGGGAAGGTAATCCTGAAGGCTGTGGACAGGCTCTTTAGGGGGATGGTCAGGCCCGAGCTGATGGCACAGGGAGAGGACCCGTATCCGGTTACTTATGCCTGTGACAGCGGGAGTACGAATCCCAGGACTTATGACAGCGGGCTTTTTGTGGATTTCTGTCACTGCGGGCTGGCTGCAACCCCTACCGACCTTGATGTCCAGAGGTGCAGGACAATTGTCTGTGCGGCTTATTCTTCTTCGCAGAGGATTGCAATGCGGGCAATAGCGGGCTGGGAAACCTTCGATGAAGGGCTTGGAAGGGCAAAGCTTGTCACAATTGCTCCGGACGAGCTGAAAAGAAAGGCTCCTGACATGGTGCACAGTTTTGCCATGTACCTGGCAGAATCCGAACACATGCTTTTCATGAAGGATATGCTGGAGCCCGAGAGCTTTTTCATAATGGACGGCCCTCTTTATCCGAAACAGCTCATGTACTGGATGGTGCTGGACGACGAGGAAGTGCAGATCCGGCGGAACAATGACGCCCGAAAAATCCTTCAGAATTACATTGACATTATGGATCATTTTCTGGAAAAAAAGAGACCTGTGATAGGCTTTGTAAAAAACCCGACTGACGTGCAGATCATGGACAGCGTCCGGAAGAAGAGGGAAGGCTTTGACCTGCCCTGGATGCTTGATTCTCAGTTTTTCCGAAACCTCCTTTCCCCTTACAAAGTTGAAGGTCAGAGAGGGCAGGGACATGAAGGACGGAATTCGAAAACCAACGGGAAAAACGGCAAGTATAACGGTTCCCGAAATACTTACATTACTTACACAAACTGGTTTTTACAGCCCAACAGGTTTTATGAAAGGATGCTTAACGGGACTTCTCCTCTTGCAGCCGGGGATGCGTTCCAGCAAGAGCTCAGGCATAAGTTTTCGCCTGAGGGCTATGCCCTCTGTTTCTTCATGCTTTATGTACCGTCCACGGATGTGGTTTTTAAAGTTGAAGCTCCTTATGGACTTATTAAGGATGATTTCCTGCGCATGCAAATTACCAAAAAAGTGCTCTTTGACCTTTCTCTGCATGGTTTTCCTCTCACCCTCACAAAGGCAGACCACCTCGCAAAAATCAGGAAAGTGGAGAGGCAGGAGATCGACAAATTCTTCGAAAACATGAATCCTGATATATCTTATAATGATACTCGGTGGGGTAAGTTCAATGAAGTATGAAGATGCCGATATTCTGGCTTTTATTTCCGGGAAGTCAAAACCGACTCAGGATCCTGAAAAGGATGCTTCCTCAGATAAGAACGCAGGCTCGGAGGAAATTCCCGGGAATAAAAATGAACAGCTGGAGCAGAAATCCCTGGAACATAAAGATCTGGAACATAAAGATCTGGAACATAAAGATCTGGAACATAAAGATCTGGAAAAGGATCTGCTTACGGAGTCCCCCGTCTCGGACTCGCTGCCGGGTTTTGAAGAATTCCCTGTTTCATCAGCCGAATCCCCCTCGGAAGTCGATCCGCATAACTTTTTAAATGGCGGTTCAAGTACAGGTCCTACTACAGGTTCAACTACAGCCGCCAGCACTCTTCCCGGAGAAGACGAACTTCCCTTTGAAGCATTTGACGATTATGATTTCGAACCCTCCAGATCCGTTCCTTCTCTGGACGAAGCTTTCGGAATTGTCACAACCGGCATAGAGCCTCTGGAAATTACCCACTCGGGCGCTACGATTACTGGATACATTGCTTCTGCCCGCAGGAGTGAGATACGACTCGGGACATATGTTGTCGTGCCGTATGAAGGCGGAGAAAAGCTTTTTGCAAGGGTAGGAAAGCTTCAGTACAGGCAGGAGTTTGCAGTGGATGATGCAACCGAAATCCACTCAAGGCGCATGCTGAATGCCAGGGCAAGCCCTGTAAACGAAGCCGATTACAAGTTCCTTGCCTGCCTTGATCCCCTCTGTATCCTTTACAGGAAGAAAGCGGACAGTTCACTCACACGGAGGATGGCAGACAGGATTCCCCGTCCTAATACTCCCATTCTGCCTGTTACGGACAGGCTTGAAGTCCAGACCGGGCTTAACATCCCGGAAGAAGGGGTTTTCCTGGGACATCTCAGTGTTGGTGGGGAACTTGTGAAGACACACTCCGAGCCCGAAACCGTTGCTTATTATCTGAGAAACGACTATTTGATGGGCGACCCTCTTATTTTCAGGCATATGCTGGTCTGCGGGAGTACGGGGACAGGAAAGACTTTCCTCTCAAAAAACATCCTGCGCCAATTCATGACGGAAGATAACCGGTACAGGCTGCGGAATTCTCAGGACAAAGCCCGGAAAAATCCCTGCCTGGTGATTATGGACCCTCAGGACGAATACTCCCAGATTTTCGAGGATAACGAAACCCTGACCGAAGAGGATAAGTTCAGGTTTGAGTCCGAAAACGTCACTTACGGCAGGGTTCAGTCCACAAAGGCTTTTGTGGCAAAGGTCGAGGGGCAGAAGTACCCGGGCGATAAGTCAAGGGCGGAACAGGTCGAGTTCACAATTCCTTTTTCCCTTGTGGAACACAACTCCTGGTTGATTGCAGCAGCCGGGATGTCCGAACTTCAGTATATCGGGCTTGAAGTCCTTCTCGGGGACTTTTTCAAGTCCAGCGTGCCGCATACCTATCAGAATTTCATTAACCATATTGAAAACGAAGGTACGCGTTCCCACTACGTTGACA containing:
- a CDS encoding DNA double-strand break repair nuclease NurA — its product is MTLEPVHMHKISELAERIDRSFELDEPKTAADVYSLLEELKIDGKVILKAVDRLFRGMVRPELMAQGEDPYPVTYACDSGSTNPRTYDSGLFVDFCHCGLAATPTDLDVQRCRTIVCAAYSSSQRIAMRAIAGWETFDEGLGRAKLVTIAPDELKRKAPDMVHSFAMYLAESEHMLFMKDMLEPESFFIMDGPLYPKQLMYWMVLDDEEVQIRRNNDARKILQNYIDIMDHFLEKKRPVIGFVKNPTDVQIMDSVRKKREGFDLPWMLDSQFFRNLLSPYKVEGQRGQGHEGRNSKTNGKNGKYNGSRNTYITYTNWFLQPNRFYERMLNGTSPLAAGDAFQQELRHKFSPEGYALCFFMLYVPSTDVVFKVEAPYGLIKDDFLRMQITKKVLFDLSLHGFPLTLTKADHLAKIRKVERQEIDKFFENMNPDISYNDTRWGKFNEV
- a CDS encoding ATP-binding protein — protein: MILGGVSSMKYEDADILAFISGKSKPTQDPEKDASSDKNAGSEEIPGNKNEQLEQKSLEHKDLEHKDLEHKDLEHKDLEKDLLTESPVSDSLPGFEEFPVSSAESPSEVDPHNFLNGGSSTGPTTGSTTAASTLPGEDELPFEAFDDYDFEPSRSVPSLDEAFGIVTTGIEPLEITHSGATITGYIASARRSEIRLGTYVVVPYEGGEKLFARVGKLQYRQEFAVDDATEIHSRRMLNARASPVNEADYKFLACLDPLCILYRKKADSSLTRRMADRIPRPNTPILPVTDRLEVQTGLNIPEEGVFLGHLSVGGELVKTHSEPETVAYYLRNDYLMGDPLIFRHMLVCGSTGTGKTFLSKNILRQFMTEDNRYRLRNSQDKARKNPCLVIMDPQDEYSQIFEDNETLTEEDKFRFESENVTYGRVQSTKAFVAKVEGQKYPGDKSRAEQVEFTIPFSLVEHNSWLIAAAGMSELQYIGLEVLLGDFFKSSVPHTYQNFINHIENEGTRSHYVDSGKLHESSYDGIVRRVSSRFFSKVFDRDATPITEILDKIFKPGQVSVFPTEYISSPRIRDLIVLTIMSLIVDNKLNTTGVDAIKETPIILTLDEAHRYLSKANGEHARLIISRFADAARQGRKEALGLFLITQDPQDIDDTVIKQINTKLILNLNNDAAISSLKVPKEYERRIPYLKKGQMIIHSPDNSDIVEILGLSNCVVRHR